A single window of Rhodococcus jostii RHA1 DNA harbors:
- a CDS encoding FAD-dependent oxidoreductase, with product MSPTEAVVAGAGPTGLTLALELARRGVEVRILDKSPEPFAGSRGKGLTARSQEVMDDLGVVDEIVEAGFRHLPSRVAVRGQVVRDGDPYADLRPTHDRPYDGGLMIPQWRTEQILRERLSEFGIDVERGVEVVGFEQTTDKVTVRLAGGGTVIARYLVGCDGGRSTVRKALGVSFEGTGGIEGMLLGDVSVDGLVPDRWYQWTHPEQGFVALCPFRGINSWQFQGVPFADFDEEGNLPEPSLEYFQRVLDDIACGPGVRLSEPTWLSTWHVNVRMVDCFRDGRVFLAGDAAHVHPPAGGLGMNTGIQDAYNLGWKLALVLAGSADPSLLDTYQEERLPLARWTLGVSSAGLQKVASNLGREDSEGFAGAVTEDGQQLGLGYPWSSLSWDGEATTGLRAGDRAPDAPCLSPDGTPLRLFDVFRGTHFTVLGFGGGSRHILQTLAEDAPDDVKYMVVGDSRGPGVDVVDDRGLARSAYGAHGGTLVVVRPDGYVALTAAATAADDVIDYLGRLVGRSS from the coding sequence ATGAGCCCTACCGAGGCAGTGGTGGCCGGTGCCGGTCCGACCGGGCTCACGCTCGCGTTGGAACTGGCGCGACGTGGTGTGGAGGTGCGGATCCTCGACAAGTCGCCCGAGCCGTTCGCAGGTTCGCGGGGAAAGGGATTGACCGCGCGCAGCCAGGAAGTGATGGACGATCTCGGCGTCGTCGACGAGATCGTCGAGGCCGGGTTCCGGCACCTGCCCAGCCGGGTCGCGGTGCGCGGCCAGGTGGTGCGCGACGGCGACCCGTACGCGGACCTGAGGCCCACGCACGATCGGCCCTACGACGGCGGTCTGATGATCCCGCAGTGGCGGACTGAGCAGATCCTGCGAGAAAGGCTGTCGGAGTTCGGGATCGACGTGGAACGTGGTGTCGAGGTGGTCGGGTTCGAGCAGACCACCGACAAGGTGACCGTCCGACTCGCCGGCGGCGGGACCGTCATTGCGCGCTACCTCGTCGGCTGCGACGGCGGGCGCAGCACGGTGCGCAAGGCGCTCGGGGTGTCGTTCGAGGGGACGGGCGGCATCGAGGGCATGCTCCTCGGCGACGTGTCCGTCGACGGCCTGGTCCCCGATCGCTGGTATCAGTGGACGCACCCCGAGCAGGGGTTCGTCGCGTTGTGCCCGTTCCGCGGAATCAACTCCTGGCAGTTCCAGGGCGTGCCGTTCGCGGACTTCGACGAGGAGGGCAACCTGCCCGAACCGTCGCTCGAGTACTTCCAGCGCGTTCTCGACGACATCGCCTGCGGCCCGGGCGTGCGATTGTCCGAACCGACGTGGCTGTCCACCTGGCATGTGAACGTGCGGATGGTGGACTGCTTCCGTGACGGTCGGGTGTTCCTGGCCGGGGACGCGGCCCACGTTCATCCGCCTGCCGGTGGGCTCGGGATGAACACGGGAATCCAGGACGCCTACAACCTCGGGTGGAAGCTCGCTCTCGTCCTGGCCGGCTCCGCGGACCCGTCGCTCCTCGATACGTACCAGGAGGAACGGTTGCCGCTCGCGCGCTGGACGCTCGGGGTGAGCAGCGCGGGGCTGCAGAAGGTGGCCTCGAACCTCGGACGCGAGGACTCCGAGGGGTTCGCGGGCGCGGTGACCGAAGACGGTCAGCAACTCGGTCTGGGCTACCCGTGGAGTTCACTGTCTTGGGACGGGGAAGCGACGACGGGTCTGCGCGCGGGAGACCGGGCACCCGACGCGCCGTGTCTGAGCCCGGACGGCACGCCGCTGCGACTGTTCGACGTCTTCCGGGGGACGCACTTCACTGTTCTCGGGTTCGGCGGCGGCTCCCGGCACATCCTGCAGACCCTGGCCGAGGACGCGCCCGACGACGTGAAGTACATGGTGGTGGGCGATTCCCGCGGTCCCGGCGTGGACGTCGTCGACGACCGCGGTTTGGCGCGCAGCGCATACGGGGCACACGGTGGCACGCTGGTGGTGGTGCGCCCCGACGGTTACGTTGCGCTCACCGCCGCGGCCACCGCGGCCGATGACGTCATCGACTATCTCGGTCGGCTGGTGGGGAGGTCGTCCTGA
- the hppD gene encoding 4-hydroxyphenylpyruvate dioxygenase, giving the protein MTIEQTLTDKERLAGLDLGQLEQLVGLVEYDGTRDPFPVSGWDAVVWVVGNATQTAHYFQSAFGMTLVAYSGPTTGNRDHHSFVLESGAVRFVIKGAVNPDSPLIDHHRTHGDGVVDIALAVPDVDKCIAHARAQGATVLDEPHDVTDDHGTVRLAAIATYGDTRHTLVDRSHYTGPYLPGYTARTSGHTKRDGAPKRLFQALDHVVGNVELGKMDHWVDFYNRVMGFTNMAEFVGEDIATDYSALMSKVVSNGNHRVKFPLNEPALAKKRSQIDEYLDFYRGPGAQHLALATNDILTAVDQLTAEGVEFLATPDSYYEDPELRARIGNVRAPIAELQKRGILVDRDEDGYLLQIFTKPLVDRPTVFFELIERHGSLGFGIGNFKALFEAIEREQAARGNF; this is encoded by the coding sequence ATGACGATCGAGCAGACTCTCACCGACAAGGAACGCCTGGCAGGTCTCGACCTCGGCCAGCTCGAGCAGTTGGTCGGGCTCGTCGAGTACGACGGCACCCGCGACCCGTTCCCGGTCAGCGGCTGGGATGCCGTCGTCTGGGTGGTCGGCAACGCCACCCAGACCGCCCACTACTTCCAGTCCGCGTTCGGGATGACCCTCGTCGCCTACTCCGGACCCACCACCGGCAACCGCGACCACCACAGCTTCGTCCTCGAATCCGGGGCCGTCCGCTTCGTCATCAAAGGCGCCGTGAACCCGGACAGCCCCCTGATCGACCACCACCGCACCCACGGCGACGGCGTCGTCGACATCGCCCTCGCCGTCCCCGACGTCGACAAGTGCATCGCCCACGCCCGCGCCCAGGGCGCCACCGTCCTCGACGAACCCCACGACGTGACCGACGACCACGGCACCGTCCGCCTCGCCGCGATCGCCACCTACGGCGACACCCGCCACACCCTCGTCGACCGCAGCCACTACACCGGCCCCTACCTGCCCGGCTACACCGCCCGCACCTCCGGCCACACCAAACGGGACGGGGCACCCAAGCGCCTGTTCCAGGCCCTCGACCACGTCGTCGGCAACGTCGAACTCGGCAAGATGGACCACTGGGTCGACTTCTACAACCGGGTCATGGGCTTTACGAACATGGCCGAGTTCGTCGGCGAGGACATCGCCACCGACTACTCCGCGCTGATGAGCAAGGTCGTCTCCAACGGCAACCACCGGGTCAAGTTCCCCCTCAACGAACCCGCCCTCGCCAAGAAACGCTCGCAGATCGACGAATACCTCGACTTCTACCGCGGCCCCGGCGCCCAGCACCTGGCCCTGGCCACCAATGACATCCTCACCGCCGTCGACCAGCTGACCGCCGAGGGCGTCGAGTTCCTGGCCACCCCCGACTCCTACTACGAGGACCCCGAACTGCGGGCCCGGATCGGCAACGTCCGCGCCCCCATCGCCGAACTGCAGAAACGCGGCATCCTCGTCGACCGCGACGAAGACGGCTACCTGCTGCAGATCTTCACCAAACCCCTCGTCGACCGGCCCACCGTGTTCTTCGAACTCATCGAACGCCACGGCTCCCTCGGCTTCGGCATCGGCAACTTCAAAGCCCTCTTCGAGGCCATCGAACGCGAACAAGCCGCCCGCGGAAACTTCTGA
- a CDS encoding Lrp/AsnC family transcriptional regulator gives MKDAVQLDELDFALLDAMHDDPKAGVLELSRRIKVARATVQARVRKLEESGVIAGYEPRLDIAAAGFDVQAFVTLETAQGALDSVTSELESIPGVLEAFATTGSGDILCRIAAGSHLGLQQTLIDLNKSSVVARSTSVMVLSVIVPYRSMPLLRTLDRPRSAKAPAYRTTPAEPD, from the coding sequence ATGAAGGACGCAGTGCAGTTGGACGAGCTCGACTTCGCCCTTCTCGACGCCATGCACGACGACCCGAAGGCCGGCGTGCTGGAGCTGTCGCGCCGGATCAAGGTCGCGCGGGCCACCGTTCAGGCGCGGGTGCGCAAACTCGAGGAGTCGGGAGTGATCGCCGGGTACGAGCCGCGTCTCGACATCGCGGCCGCGGGGTTCGACGTGCAGGCGTTCGTCACGCTGGAGACCGCGCAGGGCGCACTCGACTCCGTGACGTCGGAGCTGGAGTCGATTCCCGGGGTACTCGAGGCCTTCGCGACCACCGGCTCGGGCGACATCCTGTGCCGCATCGCTGCGGGGTCCCACCTCGGGCTGCAGCAGACACTGATCGATCTGAACAAGTCGAGTGTGGTCGCCCGGTCCACCAGCGTGATGGTGCTGTCGGTGATCGTCCCGTACCGGTCGATGCCCCTCCTGAGGACGCTCGACCGGCCGCGCTCGGCGAAGGCCCCGGCCTATCGCACGACCCCCGCCGAACCGGATTAG
- a CDS encoding Glu/Leu/Phe/Val dehydrogenase dimerization domain-containing protein has protein sequence MKNLLTRFEEKAPEIVFEWHDTETSARGWTVINSLRGGAAGGGTRMRRGLDRREVESLAKTMEVKFTVSGPAIGGAKSGIDFDPTDPRKDEVLRRWFKAVTPLLKAYYGTGGDLNVDEMAEVVPITESYGLWHPQEGVVNGHFAASDRERVQRVGQLRLGVAKVVEDARFTPDPQAKYTVSDLITGWGVAESVRHYYRVYGGELAGKRVIMQGWGNVGAAAAYYLAQSGARIVGILDRNGGLSNTDGYDFEQIRALFLAKEGNELRATGTVPFEEINETIWSSGAEIFLPCAASRLVTRDQVDRLIAGGLEVVASGANVPFADDEIFYGPTYEYADKSVAVVPDFIANCGMARAFALLMEGDIEVSDEAIFGDVSATVATALERCFARSSQPTGIAGTAFEIALDQLV, from the coding sequence ATGAAGAATCTGCTCACCCGATTCGAAGAGAAGGCCCCCGAGATCGTCTTCGAGTGGCACGACACGGAGACCTCCGCACGCGGATGGACGGTGATCAACTCGCTGCGTGGCGGCGCTGCCGGCGGCGGCACCCGGATGCGTCGCGGTCTCGATCGGCGCGAGGTGGAGTCGCTCGCGAAGACCATGGAGGTCAAGTTCACCGTCTCGGGTCCGGCGATCGGTGGCGCGAAGTCGGGCATCGACTTCGACCCGACCGACCCGCGCAAGGACGAGGTGCTGCGCCGCTGGTTCAAGGCCGTGACCCCGCTTCTCAAGGCGTACTACGGCACCGGCGGCGACCTGAACGTCGACGAGATGGCCGAGGTCGTGCCGATCACCGAGAGCTACGGCCTGTGGCATCCGCAGGAAGGCGTCGTCAACGGGCACTTCGCGGCCAGCGATCGTGAGCGGGTCCAGCGGGTCGGACAGCTGCGGCTGGGCGTCGCGAAGGTCGTCGAGGATGCGCGGTTCACTCCCGATCCGCAGGCGAAGTACACGGTGTCCGACCTGATCACGGGCTGGGGTGTCGCCGAATCGGTGCGGCACTACTACCGGGTCTACGGCGGCGAACTGGCCGGCAAGCGCGTGATCATGCAGGGCTGGGGCAATGTCGGCGCCGCCGCCGCGTACTACCTGGCGCAGTCCGGGGCCCGGATCGTCGGCATCCTCGACCGCAACGGTGGGCTGTCGAACACCGACGGCTACGACTTCGAGCAGATCCGTGCGCTGTTCCTGGCCAAGGAGGGCAACGAACTGCGCGCAACAGGCACGGTGCCGTTCGAGGAGATCAACGAGACGATCTGGAGTTCCGGCGCCGAGATCTTCCTCCCCTGCGCCGCATCACGTCTCGTGACCCGCGACCAGGTGGACCGGCTGATCGCCGGTGGCCTCGAGGTGGTGGCGAGCGGCGCCAACGTGCCGTTCGCGGACGACGAGATCTTCTACGGCCCCACCTACGAGTACGCCGACAAGAGCGTCGCCGTCGTCCCCGACTTCATCGCCAACTGCGGCATGGCCCGGGCGTTCGCGCTGCTGATGGAGGGCGACATCGAGGTGTCGGACGAGGCGATCTTCGGTGACGTCTCCGCCACCGTCGCGACGGCGCTCGAGCGGTGCTTCGCGCGTTCGTCGCAGCCGACCGGAATCGCCGGTACCGCATTCGAGATCGCACTCGATCAGCTCGTCTGA
- a CDS encoding amino acid permease encodes MNTVHEPPKSTGLQQAMKPRQLVMMSLGGAIGAGLFVGSGAGIAVAGPAVLVSFLIAGFLVVLVMRMMGEMVAADPDSGAFSVHAENAMGPVAGRTIGWLYWVQVVIVVAAEATAAAAITAASIPAVPQWAAALAYMSVLTAVNLAGVSRFGEFEFWFAALKIVAIVAFLAVGSAMILGWIPSFDAPGLSNLTGHGGFAPNGVTGIAAGLLIVVFAFGGTEVMAIAAAETSEPRRNVSRAVRSIVWRILVFYVGSVLIMVTVLPWTADELATGPFVAVLNAAHVPGAGAVMTVVVVIALLSSLNAMLFSGSRMIYSLSERGAAAKVFGRVSGNGVPRVAVLASVTFGFVTVVLNYLAPDRVLPLLLNAVGSTILVLWTFVTVSQIVLRRRAERSGRTDLPLKMWGFPYLSYVALALLAAVAVLALFDDAAGNQLFATLTFTCAITVACWVLGRRQRGAAADSTPEKTPETVG; translated from the coding sequence ATGAACACAGTTCACGAGCCACCGAAATCCACTGGCCTTCAGCAGGCGATGAAACCACGCCAGCTGGTGATGATGAGTCTGGGCGGCGCGATCGGCGCCGGACTGTTCGTCGGCTCCGGTGCGGGCATCGCCGTCGCCGGGCCCGCCGTGCTCGTCTCCTTCCTCATCGCCGGATTCCTCGTCGTTCTCGTGATGCGGATGATGGGCGAAATGGTGGCCGCCGACCCCGACAGCGGCGCGTTCTCCGTCCACGCCGAGAACGCGATGGGCCCGGTCGCCGGCCGGACGATCGGCTGGCTGTACTGGGTGCAGGTCGTCATCGTGGTGGCCGCGGAAGCGACCGCGGCGGCGGCGATCACCGCCGCGTCCATACCCGCGGTGCCACAGTGGGCGGCGGCCCTGGCGTACATGAGCGTGCTGACCGCCGTGAACCTGGCGGGCGTCTCCCGCTTCGGTGAGTTCGAATTCTGGTTCGCCGCGCTGAAGATCGTCGCGATCGTCGCGTTCCTGGCGGTCGGTTCCGCGATGATCCTCGGCTGGATTCCCAGCTTCGACGCACCGGGCCTGTCGAACCTCACCGGCCACGGCGGGTTCGCCCCCAACGGTGTCACCGGCATCGCGGCCGGCCTGCTGATCGTGGTCTTCGCGTTCGGCGGCACCGAGGTGATGGCCATCGCGGCCGCCGAGACATCGGAACCGCGACGCAACGTGAGCCGGGCGGTGCGGTCCATCGTGTGGCGGATCCTGGTGTTCTACGTCGGTTCCGTCCTCATCATGGTGACCGTGCTGCCGTGGACCGCCGACGAACTCGCGACGGGACCGTTCGTCGCGGTCCTGAACGCCGCGCACGTGCCCGGTGCCGGTGCCGTCATGACCGTCGTCGTGGTCATCGCACTGCTGTCGTCGCTGAACGCCATGCTGTTCAGTGGTTCCCGGATGATCTACTCGCTGTCCGAGCGCGGGGCGGCGGCCAAGGTGTTCGGCCGGGTGTCGGGCAACGGCGTTCCCCGCGTGGCGGTGCTGGCGTCGGTGACGTTCGGGTTCGTCACCGTCGTCCTCAACTACCTCGCCCCGGATCGTGTTCTGCCGCTGCTGCTCAACGCGGTCGGCTCGACGATCCTGGTGTTGTGGACGTTCGTCACCGTCTCGCAGATCGTGTTGCGGCGGCGCGCCGAGAGGTCGGGCCGAACGGATCTGCCGCTGAAGATGTGGGGCTTCCCGTATCTGTCGTATGTCGCCCTCGCGCTGCTGGCCGCGGTCGCGGTGCTGGCGTTGTTCGACGACGCGGCAGGCAACCAGTTGTTCGCGACGCTCACCTTCACGTGTGCGATCACAGTGGCCTGCTGGGTGCTCGGACGCAGGCAACGCGGTGCGGCCGCCGACTCCACGCCGGAGAAGACGCCCGAGACCGTCGGCTGA
- a CDS encoding NADH:flavin oxidoreductase: MTTHPDVFATATLGPITLRNRVIKSATFEGRTPDALVTDELIEFHRRPAAGGVGMSTVAYCAVAPEGRTERGQLWMRPDAVPGLRRLTDAIHAEGAAASAQLGHAGPVANEKSTGLAALAPSRSFNPLSMRMIRRATTADITRITAAHGTAARIAVESGFDAVEIHFGHNYFASSFLSPKLNRRADIYGGSLENRARVVRDVARTVRDAVGGRVAILAKLNMDDGVPGGFWLDEAIQVAGLLEQDGSVDALELTMGSSLLNPMYLFKGDAPVREFAAAMPQPVRLGVQLAGKSMIHAYPYRDLFMLEHARQIRAAVTLPLVLLGGVTDRAGMDTAMAEGFEFVAMARALLREPDLVNRIRSEPHTQSLCIHCNKCMPTIFSGARCVLVE; encoded by the coding sequence ATGACCACACATCCAGACGTTTTCGCTACAGCCACGCTGGGCCCCATCACGTTACGCAATCGCGTCATCAAGTCGGCCACGTTCGAGGGCCGCACTCCCGACGCGCTGGTCACCGACGAACTGATCGAGTTCCACCGCCGGCCCGCGGCGGGTGGGGTCGGGATGTCGACGGTGGCCTATTGCGCCGTGGCGCCGGAGGGTCGCACCGAGCGCGGGCAGTTGTGGATGCGGCCGGACGCCGTCCCCGGACTGCGCAGGCTCACCGACGCCATCCACGCGGAGGGCGCGGCCGCATCCGCCCAACTCGGGCACGCCGGACCCGTCGCGAACGAGAAGTCCACCGGACTGGCCGCGCTCGCACCGTCGCGGTCGTTCAACCCGCTCAGCATGCGGATGATCCGCAGGGCCACCACCGCCGACATCACCCGGATCACCGCCGCCCACGGAACCGCGGCACGGATCGCCGTCGAGTCCGGATTCGACGCCGTCGAGATCCACTTCGGCCACAACTACTTCGCCAGTTCGTTTCTCAGCCCGAAGCTGAACCGTCGCGCCGATATCTACGGCGGATCACTCGAGAACCGGGCCCGGGTGGTGCGGGACGTCGCCCGGACCGTGCGCGACGCCGTCGGCGGCCGGGTCGCGATCCTCGCCAAGCTGAACATGGACGACGGCGTCCCCGGTGGGTTCTGGCTCGACGAGGCCATCCAGGTGGCCGGACTGCTGGAGCAGGACGGCAGTGTCGACGCCCTCGAACTCACCATGGGCAGTTCACTTCTCAACCCGATGTACCTGTTCAAGGGCGACGCGCCGGTGCGGGAGTTCGCGGCCGCCATGCCGCAGCCGGTCCGGCTCGGCGTCCAGTTGGCCGGGAAGTCCATGATCCACGCCTACCCCTACCGCGACCTGTTCATGCTCGAGCACGCACGCCAGATCCGCGCGGCGGTGACGCTGCCGCTCGTCCTGCTCGGCGGAGTCACCGACCGTGCAGGCATGGACACCGCCATGGCCGAGGGCTTCGAATTCGTCGCCATGGCCCGGGCGCTGCTGCGCGAACCGGACCTGGTGAACCGCATCCGGTCCGAGCCCCACACCCAGTCGTTGTGCATCCACTGCAACAAATGCATGCCCACCATCTTCAGCGGAGCGCGCTGCGTGCTCGTCGAGTGA
- a CDS encoding SRPBCC family protein — protein MSTSQTPTTATVSTPTDREIHVERMFNAPRDRVWAAFTRPELLAQWWGRGNELDVERWEFERGGHWRFVEHSDGETHGFEGRFREITPEERLVYTFEWDGMPGHVIVENNTYTDLGDGRTKLSVVSQFHTPEERDGMLQSGMEGGMNESYAALDAVLAQTSW, from the coding sequence ATGAGCACCTCGCAGACTCCCACAACCGCGACCGTCTCGACGCCGACGGACCGGGAGATTCACGTCGAACGCATGTTCAACGCTCCCCGCGACCGCGTGTGGGCCGCATTCACGAGACCGGAACTCCTCGCCCAGTGGTGGGGCCGCGGAAACGAACTCGACGTCGAACGATGGGAATTCGAGCGCGGCGGGCACTGGCGCTTCGTCGAACATTCGGACGGCGAAACCCACGGCTTCGAGGGCAGATTCCGGGAGATCACCCCGGAAGAGCGCCTGGTGTACACGTTCGAGTGGGACGGCATGCCCGGCCACGTCATCGTCGAGAACAACACCTACACCGACCTCGGGGACGGGCGCACCAAGCTGTCCGTCGTCAGCCAGTTCCACACCCCCGAGGAGCGCGACGGCATGCTGCAGTCCGGCATGGAAGGCGGCATGAACGAGAGCTACGCGGCGCTGGATGCGGTTCTGGCGCAGACGAGCTGGTGA
- a CDS encoding ArsR/SmtB family transcription factor encodes MVQYSALDATFAALADPTRRGILRRLGEGACSISDLAELFEMTLTGVKKHVRLLEEAGMVVTEKRGRVRYCMLGTNSLEREVAWIRDYQLSLDGRLDRLDEFLNRTEGTS; translated from the coding sequence ATGGTTCAGTATTCGGCTCTCGATGCCACGTTCGCCGCATTGGCGGACCCCACGCGACGTGGGATCCTCCGTCGGCTCGGCGAGGGCGCCTGCTCGATCAGTGACCTGGCCGAACTCTTCGAGATGACCCTCACCGGCGTCAAGAAACACGTGCGACTGCTCGAAGAGGCGGGGATGGTCGTGACCGAGAAGCGTGGCCGGGTGCGGTACTGCATGCTGGGGACCAATTCCCTCGAGCGGGAGGTGGCCTGGATCCGCGACTACCAGCTGTCGCTCGACGGGCGCCTGGACCGTCTGGACGAATTCCTCAATCGAACGGAAGGCACGTCATGA
- a CDS encoding TetR/AcrR family transcriptional regulator, which translates to MTASPDEHEEAIRDRPHSRVSPARTRRNPALVQADILEVATAEFAEKGLSGASVNEIAEKTQTTKRMIYYYFGGKEGLYTAVLERNYKLIRELEHKVDLEHAEPVDALRLIAQLTFDHHDTHRAYVRLVSGENMMKGKYIRQSDEVAGLGMPVLAVLEDVLRRGQAAGVFRQDVEAIDVHMLINSVSLFRISNQYTFDALFQRDLAADELRSHLRTVIGDVAVRYVCI; encoded by the coding sequence ATGACAGCGTCGCCCGACGAACACGAAGAGGCGATCCGCGATCGCCCGCACAGCCGCGTCTCGCCCGCGAGAACGCGCCGCAATCCGGCACTTGTCCAGGCCGACATCCTGGAAGTCGCGACCGCAGAGTTCGCCGAGAAGGGCCTGTCCGGCGCCAGCGTCAACGAGATCGCCGAGAAGACGCAGACCACCAAACGCATGATCTATTACTACTTCGGCGGCAAGGAAGGCCTGTACACCGCCGTTCTCGAGCGCAACTACAAACTCATTCGCGAACTCGAACACAAGGTAGACCTCGAACACGCCGAACCGGTCGATGCACTGAGATTGATCGCGCAGTTGACGTTCGACCACCACGACACCCATCGTGCCTACGTCCGCCTCGTCAGCGGAGAAAACATGATGAAAGGCAAGTACATTCGGCAGTCCGACGAGGTAGCCGGACTCGGGATGCCCGTACTGGCCGTGCTCGAGGACGTATTGCGCCGCGGTCAGGCGGCCGGCGTTTTCCGCCAGGACGTCGAGGCCATCGACGTCCACATGCTCATCAACAGCGTGTCCCTGTTCCGCATCTCCAACCAGTACACCTTCGATGCGCTGTTCCAGCGCGATCTCGCCGCGGACGAGCTCCGATCGCACTTGCGCACCGTCATCGGTGACGTCGCAGTCCGGTACGTCTGCATCTGA
- a CDS encoding MFS transporter, producing MTTTIDATGTGPRTDLHKVKRAATAAFLGSMLEYYEFYIYASAAALVFGKVFFPSSSAATGTLLSLATFGVAYIARPIGAVLLGHLGDRVGRKKIMLFTLGLMGTATFLIGCLPEYKHIGIWAPILLVCLRVCQGISAAGEQSGANSLTLEHSPEHRRAFFTSWTLTGTQAGFILATLVFLSVATLPEDQLLSWGWRIPFLASAIVVFAAYIARRKLEEPEVFTENRENGELERFPVATLLRTHATDVLRVILCAFQSVGGTIFSVFGLAFATSAEVGISRPTMLWAAVVANVVALFMQPSLAVLADRIGRKPVFISGVVGLALSIFFYFWAIATANVVLIYVGAIIFTGICYSAPNAIFPSFYAEMFNTKVRFSGMALGTQIGFAFAGFAPTIAWTIVGDSRTNWIPVAILVAVACLISAVAASTARETYKTPLGQLGKPIA from the coding sequence ATGACGACGACCATCGATGCCACGGGCACCGGTCCTCGGACAGACCTGCACAAAGTCAAACGAGCAGCCACTGCCGCCTTTCTCGGCAGCATGCTCGAGTACTACGAGTTCTACATCTACGCCTCCGCGGCCGCCCTGGTCTTCGGCAAGGTCTTCTTCCCCTCGTCCAGCGCCGCCACCGGAACTCTGCTGTCGCTGGCGACCTTCGGAGTCGCGTACATCGCCCGGCCCATCGGAGCGGTCCTGCTGGGACATCTCGGAGACCGCGTCGGACGTAAGAAGATCATGCTGTTCACGCTCGGATTGATGGGCACGGCAACGTTTCTCATCGGATGCCTGCCCGAGTACAAGCACATCGGAATCTGGGCGCCGATCCTCCTCGTCTGCCTCAGGGTGTGTCAGGGAATCTCGGCAGCCGGTGAGCAGTCCGGAGCCAATTCACTCACGCTCGAGCACTCCCCGGAACACCGGCGAGCCTTCTTCACCAGTTGGACCCTCACCGGCACGCAGGCCGGCTTCATCCTTGCCACGCTGGTGTTCCTCTCCGTAGCCACCCTGCCGGAAGACCAGCTTCTCAGCTGGGGATGGCGGATCCCCTTCCTCGCCAGCGCCATCGTCGTCTTCGCCGCATACATCGCGCGACGCAAGCTGGAGGAGCCGGAGGTTTTCACCGAGAATCGCGAAAACGGCGAACTCGAACGCTTTCCTGTCGCGACACTTCTGCGCACTCATGCGACCGATGTGCTGCGAGTGATTCTGTGCGCGTTCCAGTCGGTCGGCGGCACCATCTTCTCGGTCTTCGGACTCGCGTTCGCGACCAGTGCCGAGGTCGGCATCAGTCGTCCGACCATGCTCTGGGCGGCCGTCGTCGCCAACGTCGTCGCGTTGTTCATGCAACCGTCGTTGGCCGTCCTCGCCGACCGTATCGGCCGCAAGCCGGTGTTCATCAGCGGCGTCGTCGGTCTTGCTTTGTCGATCTTCTTCTACTTCTGGGCGATCGCCACCGCGAACGTGGTCCTCATCTACGTCGGCGCGATCATCTTCACCGGAATCTGCTACAGCGCACCGAACGCCATCTTCCCGTCGTTCTATGCCGAGATGTTCAACACGAAGGTGCGGTTCTCCGGAATGGCACTCGGCACCCAGATCGGTTTCGCCTTCGCCGGTTTCGCGCCCACCATCGCGTGGACGATCGTCGGCGACAGCCGCACGAACTGGATTCCCGTCGCCATCCTGGTGGCCGTCGCGTGCCTGATCTCGGCAGTGGCGGCCTCCACCGCACGCGAGACGTACAAGACACCGCTCGGTCAGCTCGGCAAACCCATCGCCTGA